The nucleotide sequence CAAAATGTTGTTACAAAGTGatcatataaatatcatttcatatattttttatcatcgCCTGACCACCAACCGATTAATACCTCCCTAAACAATTAGGCATCCAACTTCGAGGTTTTGATCTCTTATAATATTGTTCCACGTTCTCTGTTTAAAGGTAGATTAAGGTATTCAAATGAAATGATAGTTATAGGGGAGTGAAACCGTAAAAGATTTATAGGCTTAATGATGTGAttagtccttgcaattaggcgtcatttaaaaattcgtccctgtaattgctaatccttgcaatttagccttgcaattgttaatcatttaaaatttggtccttggaccaacttaatcactgccacgtcactaatttgatgacgtggcaatcactgtcgcacatgaaattccaattttgcccttaagaagaggacaaaatattgaagaaagaattggaaacccaggggtaaatttggaatttcatgtggcgtggcagtgattaagtggggagagggacgaaattttaaatgattaacaattgcaaggctaaattgccaggattagcaattacaggACGAATTTTTAAACGATCCATAATTGCAAGGACTAATCACATCATTAAACCAGATTTATAATAGGATCAATATCGATCGATAGAGCAAAAATTATTATGGATGTTAATTAACTTTTAAGAGACATGGTAATGTATCAGATCCTCAAAAGGCCAACTGCTTAGATAGAAGAGTCTCCTGGGTTAAAAACCACGTTGAGGTATTTTGTCTACTCAATGTTAGACTTCAACATACTCTCTCCATacttaaatataagtttttaaaagaatttgaagTATTTAGTCTAAAATTTGgatcaaatacatcaataatTTTAACTAATTTTACTTATATCTGTTACCAGATTATTGAACAAATTGTATACCAATTCTAAGTTGTGTAAATAAAAACTCACTTAAAATTGAAGTTACATGAATTATTAAACTTAACTTTGTTTAGTTCAAGTTCATGCATGAATAGGTAAATTTGGCCATTGTTTAAGTCTTCCCCATGATCCCTTAGAAAAGTCATAACTCTCTTTCTTTCTGAAATAAATGAAAAGGCCTCAATTTTGCGTGTGTTGACTTTCACACAATATGAACAATGATTCACTATAAATAACAATACCACCATCCTTCTCTCTCATTCATTTCTCAACTCTCCACCAAAAAGCAATAACATTTCAAAGTCCAAACAATTTTTCAGCTACTTGAATCATACACAATGAATCAAGATATTGAAGTTACACCATTTTTTCTATGCCCTATTTCACTACAACTCATGAAGGATCCAGTTACTGTCTCAACAGGCATAACCTACGACAGAGAAAGCATCGAAAAATGGCTCTTTTCATCGGAAAACAAAACATGTCCTGTCACAAAACAACTACTCACACATGATGCAAATCATCTCATTATTCTCACTCCAAACCACACTCTTCGTAGACTCATCCAAGCATGGTGCACCATGAATTCTTCTTATGGAATTGAAAGGATTCCAACACCAAAAcctccaacaacaaaaatcctTATAGAAAAACTCCTCAAAGAAGCTTCTGATTCACCTCATTTGCttattcaaaccctaaaaaagcTCAAAACAATTGCCTCTGAGAGCGAAACAAATAGACGGTGTATCGAATCGGCTGGCGCTGTCGAGTTTTTAGCATCAATAGTAACACAAAACAACACAAGTTGTTCATCTTCATGTTCAGCAACAGAATTAATTGAAGCTagctttgatgatgatgatgttgaaggTTTTGCTTTTGACTTCAAAATAGGTGCAGAAGATGAAGCTATAAACATCCTTTACAATCTTCAATTATCAGAACAAGGTTTGAAAACTCTCTTAAACTTCAAAAATGGAGAATTTTTAGACTCTTTAATAAGATTATTACAAAAGGGTAACTACGACTCAAGAACATACGCAGTTTTTCTGTTGAAATCTATGTCAAAagtagctgatccatcaaagcTAGCCAATCTAAAGACCGAGTTTTTCGTCGAGTTAGTTCAACTTCTCAAAGACCAGATATCAAAGAAAGCATCAAAAGCAACACTACAAACGTTAATTCAACTTGTCGAATTCGGAAGAAATAGAGTAAAAGCAATTGAATCAGGTTGTGTTTATGCTTTGATAGAACTTCTTCTTGATTGCAAAGAAAGAAAGCCATGTGAGATGATTTTGGTGCTTTTGGAGATGTTATGTCAATGTGCTGATGGAAGATTTGAACTCTTAAACCATGGATGCGGTTTAGCTATTGTTTCAAAGAAGATTTTGAGGGTTTCAACAATGGCTAATGATAGAGCTGTGAGAATTCTTCTATCTGTTTCAAGATTTTCTGCTACACATTTTGTTGTTCAAGAAATGTTGAGAATTGGTGTTGTTGCTAAGCTTTGTTTGGTTCTTCAAGTTGATAGTGGAAATAAGGCAAAGGAGAAAGCAAGGGAGATTCTTAAATTGCATTCAAAGTCTTGGATGAATTCTCATTGCATACCTTTTAATTTACTTGCTTCATACCCAACAAGTGGGTAAAAAATTGCTAGggttttttcacttttcatttttttacccCTTTTTTTGGGATTCTTTTTTGTATAGAAAATAGAATTGTTCATAGAAATTTAATTGGATAATGGGATAGTTGTGGGCATAAAATAATGTCCATGAATTGAAGAATAGGTCTGAAACATTTAGGGTTAATTGTTTATTGTTAATGAATGAATACATCATATATTGATACAACAAAGTTTATCATGccaattttgttatatttgttttaagGATAATGATACAAAGCACGACATGATTTTTCGTGCAACATGCGCGACAAgatttttatcttctatttGATCAAAAATCACAAGCATATATCTTCTAGTGGTGTTGTGTGCTATACAACATATGAATTTCATTGCCACAAATCAAtcatataatatgatatatttaaataaagtcTTTGATAGATTACACTTTGATCTTTAttctattgaaaaaaaaaactgattttaaTTCTAGCGGTACCAACTATGACCGTGATTATAGCAACGTTATTTAAACTATgcttactttttttgttttggtatttAGTTTATAGTAGTTGTATTTATAAAAGGATAAACTAGTATTCAAAGCCTAATAGAGCAAATTGTGTGTAGATTTTATGCTAGTCGTGCAGATTCGTGGGGAAAGAGCGCCGTGCTATATAGCACCGCTCTAGAGCAAATTGTGTGTAGATTTTATGCTAGTCGTGCAGATTCGTGGGGAAAGAGCGTCGTGCTATATAGCACCGCTCttgttttaatttcaatatttttttcgaGTTTTAATTATATCATGTTGCTTGAAATGATGTAAGCATGCCATTAAATTATCTCAAAATTAATGACATATATGCCACCCTTGACATCCTCTATACTCAACTTCCTCAAGCCAGCATTCAGGAAATAATAAGGGAGTTGATTGTCCTTCCATCAACTCTGATTATATTAGTTACCTTATAAAGTGATTATTCATTCATTTGTAATCAAATTCTTTATACCACTATCATTTCCTATTTCCAATATCAATTTCctatcatttttcttcttttgttggcaTCTACAATACTTCACAACAAGAACCAAGGTTAtctattttaagaaaatgtagTCAATTATTGCATGGCATAGGTATTGTGCTTTCAGACAAGGTTTTAAATACGGGtccattatttaaaaaaagaccGCGACAAAAAAGTATAGGTACCGTTTTTACTTGTTTTTAGGGTGAGATGAAAATTCACACTGAAACACCCGTTACGACCGTGACAAAAGCCAATACAATCGTAAAACTCCGTTACGAATGCGACACACCATTACGGAAACgaaaaacacaacaacattcataAGGAAAATAGATAATGAGAGATTGTGATGAACCAGTAGTATCTCATATTCCTTTCATCGCCTATTGTAGTGTTGTAACGttgtaattattatatttattttaaccctctaataatatataaaataatagttcaatttaagttattatatagaataaatgatttaataatatttgtgcATTGTTGTGATTAATTCACACCGCAACGACTTCAATCTGTAACGCAATACCCgtaataactaaaaaaataaatgatttaataatatttgtgcATTGTTGTGATTAATTCACACCGCAACGACTTCAATCTGTAACGCAATACCCGTAATAACTAAAATCGCGACAACCTTAACGCAACTGCGACAGAGACCGCAACCGTTATTTAAAATCTTGCTTTCAGTTACATTCATATAGGGGAGTATtaactttttttcatttttatattaaaaaataaggaATGGGTGCATAATGTGTTGTGGTAAACCTAAAAgtctacataaaaaaaaaaaaaattgaagaataaaacttgaaaattaaaaacttttcaaaaacttgaaaattaaaaacttttttgctaagctaatttttaaaattacagttttagaaactgttttgaaatttttagttttgggaactaaaacgaaaatatgtaaaaggataactattGTGAGAAGAGAACtagtatattttaaaaactgaaaataaaaactatttcaaacaggctctaaatgattttttttttttcttttgtaagacTAAATGATTCTAGTCAAATAATGAATCTTTCGTGGAAATAAGATTATGTGGTGAGAAGTGGTTTGTGGAAAGATCTATAGTCATCCCTAAGTAATCACTATTTGTGCTTGTCTTATGCTGTTTTTTCGGGTATTTTGAACTATATTGACCCTTAGCTGAAGTTTTAAAGTCTAGTTGGCAGTTGATTAGGCACATTAGCCTGAGTTGCTTTGGCAGGCCAGCATTTATGCAATTGTCACTTTCTCTTGAATCAGTATTCTTCTTCTTTGGTGTCTAAGCTATAAATTCTTATATACGTGGTTATGTTATATAGGTTTTTGGGCTGGTTAGGATGATGCAACATTTGTTGAATATCACTCTCCTTCGGTACTTCATTGAATTTTTCTAATAGAgttgtgatatttgtacaaccatatCTAACAACtttgatgataatttttatttattctatttctattggtctaaaataatagagagagaaaaagaaggagagagattaagaatataatattagtatgagagagaaaattgtcaaaaaattgttaaaaagtggatgtacatatatcatttctctttctaatttgtatatttttctgCTCAAAGCTTGAATAGTGGTTCTCCATATTGTTTCTTGTTTTATTAGGAAGTCAGTTCGAGAGATATAAACACAACATAAATAATAGATCCAATTATTAAGTAAATCTCATGTTTTTAACTTCtttgtacaaatatatatatatatatatatatatatatatatatatatatatatatatatatttatatttttttactagtaGTCTGTTGGCTCTAGGtcacacaattaaatatggagaagtggagtgtccggggttcgaaccctgacccctgcataaattatgcaatatccctaccaactacgggtgttcaaaaccgaaccaacccaataaAAAAACCGCAAATCAATCCAATCcaaaccgcaaaaaaccgcacTTGGTTCGGATGAATTCGGATGACTTTTGCATTGAACCGTGCAGTTCGGTTCAGTTTGTGGTTTGCATCtcagcaaccgaaccaaaccaaaccaaaccggaagaataatgaatattacttaaacATGTACTAGCCCAATTACATAGCTCAAGAATAATCTCTTTCGATTCGATTTTTCAATTGTTGCACCATCAGGTTCGATTCTAATTTCTTTCCATCTCTCTCAATTCATTTCGagtgatgaatttgtttcctttacttcccaataatttgtttcatgcttatgtttcttcttaatattacctattttgatataagttttacctaatattttatcatataaacagtaaaataaaatgtcctatgtttattttgtaacaagttggcaatattagagttaatgtaatattttttttatctcgcAATAAACCGcacaaaccgaaccaatccaaactgcattggtttggtttagtTTGATTTGGATGATAAAAATCAACCGAAACAAACCAAACCGTATGGTTTTTTATCattgatttatcattttttttttccttatctcATTATTAGGAGTAAATCTAGTTTAACCCCTTTTAGTATCTTCGTCTATTTTAGAAGTTAGATTGAAGAAGAACTTAAGATAGTTGCTAAGGTACTAATTTCTTGCTAAACTCATGgagtaataatatttgtacatcATAGAGGGAAGAGAGGCTCTAAAATTATCTGGTGGCTGATGCATATTCATGGACTCAGAGCTTTGTCAAAAACTGGCATTATTGCTCAGCCAAATGCGGGGTCAAGGATTCTAGGGTCTGTTGTTGCCGAGAGGAGTGAACTTAAAACCTAGTATCATGTTAGATAAGGAATGCTAATTCACTTTTGAACACTCTCTAGCACTCATTCTTTTATTCGATGAAATCcatgtatgtcccaccacttttTGTGGGTTTTATTTCCAAAGTATAGATACGCAATGATTTAAGAAAGTGAGTATTAGAGAGTGTTACTATCACTCCTCTATGTTAGATTTCTAtctaattcaataaaaattaaattaaatcatattttttaatacgttcgacataaaaaatttaaaaaaaaaaaaaaactagtatgtTTGTACTTGAATGATAAAATTAGAGTGatattcgtaaaaaaaaaaaaataaataaaaaataaataaaataaaattattgtataTCCAAAGCTAATAAATAATACTCACATTTGTTGCAAGAACCAATATGTAAGGGTTTCCAATATGACAACTCTTATTTCACTCAAATACTCTAAGCATGTTCTTAGAAGTTTAAAATTTAGGACAACCAAGTACAGAGTATTGAATAATGCTCTAAAAACTTACCTTAAACATCACACTAGCATCATAggtgtcaataaaaaaaactttctaaTGACAAGGTagcaataaataataaaagggagttttgtgaatttttttaaggataacaAAGGAACATGTTTACAGAAAGCAGGTACTCAATTCCACAGTGCCCCAAATGCAAGGCAAAACAGTGGAGAGAGTGGGAAAAAGCTCAAGGATGAGATTTATGATGTAAACATGCATGAAAAGAATGCTAGCATTTATCAGACATTTATCTtaactaaaatttatttactAGAAACCAATCCACAAACTAGATAGTCATGCTGCAATCATTGGTCTGGTATCACccaaattacatttttttgtaGATAATTTCTGCCAGAAGTTACTTCAAGGTTaccaaatatttgttttaaatcaTCATCAGGTAGTGAAAACCCGCATTAGAATTACAAACGGTAAACAAGTCTGCCATACATTGATGTTAGAAACAAGCTTTCTTCACCCTTGGTTTTAACTTGATCTTCAGACTTTCCTCATCAGAAGATACAACCTTTGATCAAGCTCAAACTTGTTGAAATGAGAGTGATCTCCCTTCAGCAGCATCAGAAGCCCGCCAAAAGAAATATTCAACTCCCTGCCAAAAGTAACATATTAAGAACAAAAACCACAAATAAATCACAGTACAACCTTGTATCACAATCAAAAGATCGCTTTCAACTCTAACTGGGAAGTCTTCAAAAAAGAACTCTAACCGGGAAGTTGTTTCAGAAAAACATCCATTGATTAACACTATAGTACTAAATCTTctcaaaaacaacatttttaacTAGAGAGCTGAGCCACTTGAAAACAACATGCATCGGCCAGCTCATAACTCCCAGTCCCAGAAACTAGCTTCTAAATGACCAATCAACAAGACTATATGCAAAGTAAAACAGTAATTCCTTTCTCTGTAAACTCATACTCAAAGAAGGTAAAAGACTTACGCTTTTTCACGCCCTCCTGAACCCTCTGTTACTCTGTAGAGCTTTCCATACATGACATATTCATAGTTATCAGCAATTGATTGCCGATTACCCTGGAGAATAAAAAAGTAGCAGCTTTCTGTTAAGCAGATCCAAGATTACTGATTTGGAACACAACAATTAAAAGAACGAAATagtaaccataaaaaaaaaaggtgccATCTGTACAGTAGTAGCAATTTTATTTTGCATTACTTGGTTAAGAGCaatgggaattttttttaaaagtatcaGTTAGAGTCTAACCAAATTTAGTACAGATAGGCTCAAACACCCGGATAATCATAACTGTATTCGTTCCCTTTGACATTGTTCCAAAAACACGTTCGCATGGAACTAGGGACTGAGGGATTATTTTCAACAACATATTACTATTATTTGttatacaatttaatttaaatctGTTCCTATTAAATGATTATTATATAAGTACTTATTTATAAGCTAATTCTGTAACAAAGTCAAGCTATTTTCAtatatgctataagctgttCTCATAAACTATCCACAAGACCTCATGAAAATAagttcaaaacagcttatggacatgtcatgaAAATAAGTTCAAATATCTTGTGGACATACGGAAGATGTTCATGTATACTCTCGATAAACAGTTTAACAAGTGTTTATATcggtagataagctcaaataaatgAATCCACAGAGATCCCAAGTCATACCGGATTATAGTAGCCAGTATCTGGGGTGCCATCAGGATTGAGTGTTGGAACCAGTGCAAGAGAAAATTTCTGTCCCATCTTTAAGGGATATAGCTCAGAATTTATGTCCAGTTGCATAAACATGTCAAACTTTTCACTTCTTGCTTCAATGCGTGTCACTTAAgcagcataaaaataaatatgttagaATAAAGTTGCATGTCAACGATAAGAGCAAATAATCCCACTAAAAGAAtcgaataataataataatacctttttcaaataattttttgtcatcTGGGTTGACTTTCTCAACCCTAAAGATATCTTCAAGGAGTGACTCCACCATTGTAGCAATTCACTTCActgaaacttaaaaattagGTAAAGGGGGTCAAGTATAAACCaaagagaaattaaaaggtGGCCATAATCTACTATAAACTAAGATGCAATAAGATCATGCGAAGAAACAAATGTTATTTTCAGAACCGAAGTTACTGAGGAGCGTGCTTGTGATCAGCATGTGGAGGTTGGATTCCGCTAAACCCTTCTATTCTCACTGTGAGGAGAGTAGAGAATGACATAAAGTAGGGATTTAGGAATTTACCAACAAGGGTGTTCACAGGTTGGGTTGGGTTGGGTTGGGTTGGGTTGGGTCAAATTTGACCAAACCTAATACCCAAACCAATCAATTTCCTTCGGTTCGGGTTGGGTGACCAACTCGTACTTTTAACACTAAAACCGAACCAACTCACTCATGAACAGGTTGTACCGGGTTCACAGATCGTGCAGAAGAAACGGCATTTTAATTCGAGAAAAAAAGCGTAATTCAATGAATACGCTTGTAGTGCTTGCTTAAACTTTCCAAAcaacataaaattcaaacacttaaattgaaataaaagcGAGCACAATAACCCTCAACCCAGACAgcatttcttaatatttttaggGTATGTTTGAAATTTGGGTTTTGGAGGGATAGTCTATTTCTTAATATAATTcgaaattttgagaaaattggAAAGAATGGTGTGATAGATTGTTATATAACATCTCAATCACCCTTTTCCTCCAAAACCTGTCTTCCAAACATACCCTGAAGTGTTCTCATTGTGATCCAACAGAAGCATTATGTATTGAGCTTTACCAAACACAAGCCATTGGATTGGGttatttgatcttatctatAAATATAAGCCTATGTTTGGCTTTACGGCACCTTTTTCACATCTGGCCAAAACCACGGCACAAATTCACGTTTATAGTGAAGTTACAAATAGTAGCTTCTCCAAATCAAGTCAAAAAGCATCCAAATGTGAGGCAGCGGCAGCAAAAAGCTAAACCAAAGACATACTATGTTTTGTGAGGCTGTTTGGGacaatttatgaaaacaacttatgacatttttcataagcttttttcaacttattttcacaagttctccaagacagcttatgaaaacagcttatagcatatacaaaaacaatttaactttattttatcttctgctatagaaatagtttatgtaAGCCTATTCACAACCTCTTAACATAATAACCGCGATAAGCGCAAGCGTTTGTGCTATAAGCTACAAATAAGTCGGTTATCCAAAAAGGGCCTAAAATCAAGAAACAATGTTTGATTATGAACATTTAAATTACACTATGAGCAACATTCAAACTCATCAACAAGCACACAATATAAATAATAACCCAATAAACAAAAGCACCAAATCTCAATTAACAAATGTATCACTAATTAACTATCACATtaatcacaaattaaaaaatttacaaaaaataaaaataaaaatcatcttCAGTAAAAAGAAAACCCTAGAAGCAGTAAAAACTACGATTTCTACTACGATAAGTGGAAACTCaattgaaagaaaacaaaacgaTTTGAAGAAGTAAGAAGCGAGCATAATCAGAGTAAAGTAAGAAAACATGCATCGATTGAGTCGTAACTGAAGCGAATCGATGAAGTGAAGGTATAAGTGAGAGAAATGAAGTGCGTAGAGGGAAAAGGGTtgaaatattgagttgaggttTAGTGTGACTCACCGAGAGAAGGGGAGGAACGGTGGCGGACGGTGGTGGGTAGGAGCTGCGCTGTGAATGAGTGAGGGAAGGGAAGAAGTGTCGCGTATCAATGAAAAATGAGATGCGACAATAGAATAATGTATTTATtgtaagaaatataatttttttgaacaatattgtaagaaataattgatttggtaaattagaaaaaataaaaataaatgtgtgtTTCATTCCACAATTCACTttcatgaattgattatgcaaaattgtttttctttaaaaataaattaacataatttgTCAATCGATTTTCATGGTTGTAGAAACTACAGTTATCGAAACACAAGCGGCTAAATAAATCACGAAGAATGATTCTTGCATCATTTGTAGGTTATTTGGCTCCATTAAAGTATTTGTGATAGTATCGATTGAACCATCCGCAATTTCATTTGGAGGGAGATTAAAGGAGAAGATTATGCAACTATAAACCACATCCTCCGGATGGAAAATTACTGTGCATATTTTATGGCCAAACTTGGTGTCTCGTCAAATAATGAGCTCATTCAACATTATTCTCCACCAGCGTATCTCTTGTATCTCCTCCAGAATGGTATTGTTGGAACTTTTTATTTGAGACTTTAGTTCTctgttttccttttgtttttgtttttccgttgttttcttgatttttaGCATTTGTAAccgggaaagaaaaaaaaaactagaattttCAACCTCGAATGTAACTTTGTTTGAAGTCAAGATCGATTTGAAAAGATGACAACTAGGCATTTGTTTTATCAATGAACTCGTGTTCATATGTTCAACTTATGTTTGAAGTTCTCTAACGCAAACCTAACAAGCAGGAAGAATATATTATAGTTAATTGGGTTGAATATATTTTCatccctcaaaataaaaatatattgaatttcaCTTTTAATTCATCTAAGATTTTTCATCCAATAATGTCCCCCCTAAACTTTTTTGTTCCTAAATTTACTCCATGTTGTTAACCCTCATTAACAGAACCTGACGTAGCATGGAGTCTTGGACGATTAAATTGAATAGGATATGAGTTAGTTGATACACGTGGCAAAACatattattgtttaaattaaaaaaaagaggatAGAGATGATAAAACATGTTAGGCCAATTTGGTCTGTCTATTTAGCCTGTTTTATTTATGGGGCGAGTTAAGATTTTGAATATGTCGTTTCTAGTTGGTCTATCCCGCCCAAACTACTAAAACAACGAGATGGTGATATGTGTCAGGTTGGTTCAGGTCTAATAATAGCAAGGATTCATTTTTTCACTACTCTTTATTTATATTACAATCAATTTTCTAACTTTCTCTTATATCTGGTTCATATAGTAtaggaaaaaaaactaatctaacaagatcactttgattttttgatttttgccGTTTATTtcgaatatatatattttaatctaggaactcattaattaattatttttgttgtctTAAAGGCTTgctctatatttatttatgataaatCATGAActtttaaatgataatttttatatttttaatagatTCATTActtaaagaagaaaacaaagattatCCCTTATCTAAGACTGCTCACAAAACTACTTCATCAGAGCATAATAGTTCAAAGGATGTAAAGTGTGAGTTTCAGTGATCTAGAATTTAAAGTGGCTCAAGTAATATAAGTAGAACTTTTGGGAAAAATGGGGATCattgtaccaaaatatatcgTTAAATCAGTTGGTTTTTTCATCTAAAGAGACTGCAGACCTTTTATCAAAGACTTTCCTTCAATCATCAAGGATCCAGACTCC is from Medicago truncatula cultivar Jemalong A17 chromosome 1, MtrunA17r5.0-ANR, whole genome shotgun sequence and encodes:
- the LOC25483689 gene encoding E3 ubiquitin-protein ligase PUB23, with the protein product MNQDIEVTPFFLCPISLQLMKDPVTVSTGITYDRESIEKWLFSSENKTCPVTKQLLTHDANHLIILTPNHTLRRLIQAWCTMNSSYGIERIPTPKPPTTKILIEKLLKEASDSPHLLIQTLKKLKTIASESETNRRCIESAGAVEFLASIVTQNNTSCSSSCSATELIEASFDDDDVEGFAFDFKIGAEDEAINILYNLQLSEQGLKTLLNFKNGEFLDSLIRLLQKGNYDSRTYAVFLLKSMSKVADPSKLANLKTEFFVELVQLLKDQISKKASKATLQTLIQLVEFGRNRVKAIESGCVYALIELLLDCKERKPCEMILVLLEMLCQCADGRFELLNHGCGLAIVSKKILRVSTMANDRAVRILLSVSRFSATHFVVQEMLRIGVVAKLCLVLQVDSGNKAKEKAREILKLHSKSWMNSHCIPFNLLASYPTSG
- the LOC25483690 gene encoding DNA-directed RNA polymerases II, IV and V subunit 8B gives rise to the protein MVESLLEDIFRVEKVNPDDKKLFEKVTRIEARSEKFDMFMQLDINSELYPLKMGQKFSLALVPTLNPDGTPDTGYYNPGNRQSIADNYEYVMYGKLYRVTEGSGGREKAELNISFGGLLMLLKGDHSHFNKFELDQRLYLLMRKV